The following coding sequences lie in one Silene latifolia isolate original U9 population chromosome 5, ASM4854445v1, whole genome shotgun sequence genomic window:
- the LOC141656026 gene encoding protein trichome birefringence-like 4, with amino-acid sequence MFSTPLKLKMSPLTNKPISQILQSKTTLLTSITFIILFTSIFFLNFPLKSNPFSSTTLSSLTSNLFSTRNESSYVAPSPTGLVENGSMSSDPPVKSYCDIFDGNWVYDDSDPVYGPGSCPFVGNSFNCFRSGRRDSSYFKYRWQPDGCDVPRFDGKKMMEMLKGKRMVFVGDSLNRNMWDSLVCSLWAFNITGTRVLKRDTMLIQIKDYDSSIILITAPFLVQQWKELPGSTDRETPVEKLRIDLIHDAISKYYNADFLIFNTGHWWNHNKVQNGENFFQEGDVLHQKMEVGDAYKIALNTWAQWVDNNVNKNKTQVFFVGYTATHFKGGDWNSGGTCDNETKPISDEKLLEPYPWMMTALETVISKMSTPVTYLNITKLTDYRNDGHPSVYRHPGSKPRPGVVQDCSHWCLPGVPDSWNQLLYASLLLASNSTN; translated from the exons ATGTTTTCAACTCCATTAAAATTAAAAATGTCACCATTAACAAATAAACCAATCTCTCAAATACTCCAATCCAAAACAACACTACTTACCTCCATaaccttcatcatcctcttcactTCAATCTTCTTCTTAAACTTTCCTTTAAAATCCAACCCTTTTTCATCAACTACTTTATCATCGTTGACTTCTAACCTTTTCTCGACTCGAAACGAGTCGAGTTATGTGGCTCCGTCCCCTACCGGCCTGGTCGAAAACGGGTCAATGTCGTCGGATCCACCCGTAAAGAGTTACTGTGATATATTTGATGGGAATTGGGTTTATGATGATTCTGACCCGGTTTACGGACCCGGGTCATGCCCGTTTGTGGGTAACTCGTTTAATTGTTTTAGGAGCGGTCGACGCGATTCGAGTTACTTCAAGTATAGATGGCAACCTGATGGGTGCGATGTTCCAAG GTTTGATGGGAAGAAAATGATGGAAATGTTAAAAGGGAAAAGAATGGTGTTTGTCGGTGATTCACTAAACCGCAATATGTGGGATTCTTTGGTTTGTTCATTGTGGGCGTTTAATATTACTGGCACCAGAGTTTTAAAAAGAGACACAATGTTGATTCAAATTAAG GATTATGATAGCAGCATAATATTGATCACAGCGCCATTCTTAGTCCAACAATGGAAGGAACTCCCAGGATCAACTGATAGAGAAACACCCGTCGAGAAGTTACGAATTGATTTGATACATGATGCTATCTCCAAGTATTATAATGCTGATTTCCTCATCTTTAACACTGGTCATTGGTGGAATCACAACAAAGTTCAAAATGG GGAGAATTTCTTCCAAGAGGGTGATGTTCTACACCAAAAGATGGAAGTGGGAGATGCTTACAAAATAGCCCTAAACACTTGGGCACAATGGGTTGACAATAATGTTAACAAGAACAAAACTCAAGTCTTCTTTGTGGGCTATACCGCTACTCATTTCAA AGGAGGAGACTGGAATTCAGGAGGAACTTGCGACAACGAAACAAAACCAATTAGTGACGAAAAACTCCTGGAACCGTATCCATGGATGATGACCGCTCTTGAAACAGTAATCTCAAAGATGAGTACACCAGTTACATATCTAAACATTACCAAGTTAACAGACTACAGAAATGATGGGCACCCGTCTGTATACCGACATCCTGGTTCAAAACCGCGCCCTGGTGTAGTCCAAGATTGCAGCCATTGGTGTCTTCCTGGAGTACCAGACTCTTGGAACCAGCTTCTTTATGCTTCCTTATTGTTGGCCTCTAATTCAACTAATTAA